DNA from Streptomyces rishiriensis:
TCGCCGGCGCGGTGGCCGCGCTGGTCGCGCCCGGGGAGGCGGTGGGGCTGACCGGCGGCACGACGACCACGGAGGTGGCGCGCGCGCTGGCCGTGCGGGGCGATCTGGCGTCCGGCTCACCCGCGCTGACCGTGGTCACGAACGCGCTGAACATCGCGGCGGAGCTGGCGGTGCGCCCCCAGTTCAAGATCGTGGTGACCGGGGGCGTGGCACGGGCGCAGTCGTACGAGCTGGTCGGACCGCTCGCGGACGGAGTGCTGGGTCAGCTCACCCTCGACGTGGCGGTGCTCGGTGTCGTGTCCTTCGACGCGACGCACGGCGCCGCCGCGCACGACGAGGCCGAGGCGGCGGTCGACCGGTTGCTGTGCGAGCGCGCCGAGCGGGTGGTGGTGGCCGCCGACTCCAGCAAGCTGGGGCGCCGGGCGTTCGCCCGGATCTGCGCGGCCGACACGGTGGACACACTGGTCACGGACACGGCGGCGGACGCGGCGACGGTGGGCCGGTTCGAGGAGGCGGGTATCCGGGTCCTCCTCGTCTGAACCGGCAAGCCGCCGCCGCACGCGGCATGGGCGATGTCGATGCCGTGATCGTCCATGTCCCCGCCGCCCCGCCGGGGCTGAAACCGGCCGGGCGTCCGTGTGAACAGGCCGAGCGGGGGGCCGGACGGAGTGCCCCGGGCGCAGAGCCGGGCCGCAGGGCCGGGCCCTGCGGCCTGTGCACGGTCCCGCGGCATGGCTACAGCGCGCGCTCCAGCTGGTCCGCCACCAGCTTGACGAACCGTCCGGGCTCCTTGGGCCGGCCGCCCTCGGCGAGGATCGCCAGACCGTGCAGCAACTCGGCGGTCTCGGCGAGCCCCGTACGGTCCTCCCGCT
Protein-coding regions in this window:
- a CDS encoding DeoR/GlpR family DNA-binding transcription regulator, giving the protein MSRDARWKALLELLVERGRLDVEDAAAALAVSAATIRRDFDQLAEQQMLLRTRGGAVVHGVSYELPLRYKTARQATEKQRIAGAVAALVAPGEAVGLTGGTTTTEVARALAVRGDLASGSPALTVVTNALNIAAELAVRPQFKIVVTGGVARAQSYELVGPLADGVLGQLTLDVAVLGVVSFDATHGAAAHDEAEAAVDRLLCERAERVVVAADSSKLGRRAFARICAADTVDTLVTDTAADAATVGRFEEAGIRVLLV